The following DNA comes from Xylanibacillus composti.
TTCAGCGCCTCGGCCGCTTCCAGGCCGCTCATGCGCGGCATCTCGATGTCCATAATGCAGACGTCCGGTTCGAGCTCGCGCACGAGCCTGACGGCGTCCTCGCCATTTCCGGCTCGGCCGACTACGGCCATGTCGTCTTCCAGGTCGATGAGCGCGGCCAGCGCCCCGAGCAGCATCTTCTGGTCTTCCGCTATGACGATGCGAATCATTCTCCTTCTCCCTCCTTCGGTTTGACCGATACGTATGGCACTTTCATCTTGATCAGCGTTCCGTGGCCTTGACCCTGACCGGACACGATCTCCAGGCTGCCGTTCACGAATTCAAGCCGTTCGCGCATGCCGCGCAAGCCGTTCCCGCGGAAGTGATTGACGCCGGGCGGGATGCCCACCCCGTCGTCCTGCACCTGCACGACAAGCTCCGTGCGGGAAGGAATCAGCTCGATGCGGCAGTGCTTGGCCTCGCTGTGCTTCACGACGTTGGTAACAGCTTCCTTCAGGCACATGCTGATGACGTTCTCCGCGATGAGCGAGGTGTTGGTCAGCTTCGGATCGCCTTCGAGCGCGAAGGCGATGTCGGCAGCCTTCAGAATCTGCTCAATCCGGTACAGCTCATCCTCCAGCTTGCTGCCGCGCATCTGCGTCACCATCTCCCGCACTTCCTGCAGCGCGACGCGCGCGGTTTGCCGCACGTCCTTGAGCTCGGCCTTCGCCTGGCGCGGGTTGCGGCTGATCAGCTTGGACGCCAGATCGATCTTCAGTCCGATCAGGGACAGCTTCTGGCCGAGCGTGTCGTGCAGGTCGCGGGCGATCCGCTGACGCTCCTCGAGCTTGACGAGCTCGGAGATCCGCTTGTTGGCATCGTCCAGCTGGCCCTGCAGGCGGTCTTCCTTGTTCTTGTTGTACGTGCTGACAGGCAGGAGCACAACGGCGATCAGGCTGAGGAAGACGAACGGCAGCTGGGTGATCATCATCTGGTTTTGCGTGACGAACCCGTAGTTGATTGTGACGAGCGTGCTGATCAGATGGATCGTATACAGCGTGATAAAGGCGACGCGGTTCTTCAAATGCCCGATGAAAAAGGCCAAGAACAGCGAGAAATACACATAGCCGTATATCAGGCTCATCGCGACCGAGATCGCCACCTGCACACTGGTCCAAAAGTAAACAAGCCATCCCTTGGAAACAAAGGACAGCACATAGCAGATAAAAAACACGGTAATCAGCGTAATGCCGATGGCGATTGTATACGGCGAAGTGGAGCGAAAGATGAAATAGAAAGGAAGGATGTAAAAAACGACCCACACATACGGACTGAGCCCCGTATTGCGGCGGGACAATTCACCTAAGTTCAACAATCCCGATCCCCTTCCCTTCTCTTGCTGTCTCTATTGTATCACAAAAGCAGGACGCCGCTAGTCCCCTTGCAGGCCGGGACGGATAGCCGCAAGTCTGGACTTCCCGGCAGCTGCCGGGGCTTTTTCTTCCGCTTGAGCTGCCAGGGCAATCGCCTCCGAACGCGCCTGCGCCTCTCGCTTCTTAACCAGATAGGCTCTCGCTTCGCGGAAGCTCATGAATGTCCGTGTCTCTTCATTCCACAGCCGGTAACGGAGCGCCTTCAGGCTGGTCGAAAGCGTAATCGTCGTCGCCATCTGCAGCGGCGGAGCCGCTTCGTGCGCCTTCTCCAGGTTGTAGTTCGGCACGCGCGGACTCAGATGATGCACATGATGGAAGCCGATATTGCCGCTGATCCATTGCAGCAGACGAGGCAGCTTGTAATAGGAGCTCCCTTCTACTGCGGCCTGCACATAGCTCCACTCCTCTTCATTCTCGAAGTAGGAGTCCTCGAACTGATGCTGCACGTAGAACAGCCAGATGCCCATAACGCTTGCCAGATAAAAGATCGGCGCCTGAATGAGCAGGAACGCCTGCCAGCCGACGAGCCAGATCAGCAAACTGTACAGACCGGCGATCAACATGTTCGTCAGGTACAAATTCCACCGTTCCTTGCGGCGCGCGCCCTTGTCGTTAAAGCGATGCTGAATCAGGAAGAGCGCAATCGGGCCGAGTCCGAACAGCACGAGCGGGTGGCGATAAATCGTGTATCTGATTTTCGTCCAGAGCGAAGCGTCCGCATATTCCTGCACGGTCATGATCCAGACATCGCCAATGCCGCGCTTGTCGAGATTGCCGCTTGTAGCGTGGTGGATCGAATGACTCCGCTTCCACTGTTCGTAAGGCACCAATGTCAGGACGCCTGTAATCGTTCCAAGTATATCGTTAGCCAGCTTGTTCTTGAAAAAAGATTGATGGCAGCAGTCGTGAAACAAAATAAAGGTCCGCACCATAAAGCCGGCAGCGGCGATGACGATAGGCAAGGTCAGCCAATAGGAGACAGACAGGCTAAAGTACGCTGCCGCCCAGAGCACAAGCAATGGCGGAATCGTGTTGGCGATCTGCTTGATGCTCGCCTTCGGGTCAATTTGCTCGAATGGGGCGACCGCTCGCTTCAGCTCCATCGTTTTGGATTGGGCCATCGAGTTAGTTCCTCCTCCGTTGTCTTTTGCAGAAGGACGTAGTATGCCCCTGTGCAAGTATCTTCTCTTAGTATAGGAAATCCACGCGAGGCGTATAAGTCATAAACGTCAGTGAGGCTATATGATGTTTGTCATATCGATCAGCGGATCGCACTCATTTTTTCCATACTTGTACATATTCTTTCATAGTAGGCTTGGATACGGAAGGAAGGAGAAGGCTTCTGGGCTAAAGCCGAAAAAACGGAGATGAAGATTGGGCAAGGAGGAGTTATGGGTTCCATTTCATTCGAAATCGGTGCAGCCGCTATGGCGACGGCGATCGGGGCTTTGCCTGTCATGGCGCTGCGCCATCTTTCGCATCGCGGCAAGGATATATTGCTCGCTTACACGGCGGGGATCATGGTTGCCGCTTCCACCTACGGGCTGATCCCTTCCGCCATGAAGCTGTCCAATTTTTATGTACTGACCATCGGCATTCTGCTCGGGACGCTGGTGCTCACCTTATTGGAGCTGCTGCTCCCCCATGCCGATTTCGATCATGCCCGCCCGGTGCTGGATGAGTCGCGGGCTGTGCTGTTTCTGGTTGCCATGGGCATTCACAACTTGCCTGAGGGGTTGTCCGTAGGGGTAAGCTATGCGAGCGGCGACGCGGAGCTGGGCACATTGGTCTCCTTCGCAATCGGCGTGCAAAACGTTCCGGAGGGATTCCTGATTGCGCTGTTTCTGATCACGCAGCAAATTTCCCGGGTGAAGGCCTTCCTGCTCACCGCGCTGACCGGCGTCCTGGAATGGGCCGCCGCCCTGGCCGGCCTTCACTTCTCCGAGAGCTTCCATGGCATCGTGCCGTATGGTCTCGCATTCGCGGCAGGGGCAATGCTGTTCGTCGTCTATAAGGAGCTGATCCCGGAAAGCCACGGCGACGGGCATGAACGATCAGCGACGTTCGCCTTCATCCTTGGCCTGCTGTTCATGATCGGGCTCACCCATTGGCTGCGATGAATGCGAATGGGCATGTTCAGGGTGCGCCTCGCCGTCTGCATAGGTGACGGAGAGCTCGGCATAGGTAACGCCCTTCAGCACCTGCATGCGCTGATGAAGCTCGCGCAGCTTGCCGAGCTGCCCGCGCACAACGATCACTTCCAGACACTGATCGTGGTTCAGGTGGACGTGCATATTCGAGTTGATGTGATGATGATAATTGTGCTGCAGCTCCATGAGGGTAAGCGGCAAATCGAGCACATGGTGGTCATACACCAGTACGATGGTGCCGGCTACATGCTGGTCGGACTTCAGACGCCCAGTCTCCAGCATGGCCCGGCGCACGAGATCGCGAATCGCTTCCGATCGGTTCGTGTACCCCTGTTCCAGCAAGTAGCGGTCGAATTGCTTCATCAATTCCTCCGGCATAGAAACGCCGAAGCGGATTAATGCGTCCTTCTCCAAGATTATCCCTCCTCCTGTTCGCGGCCGTTCGCATGGCTTGTCTGCCATGCCGTGGGCTGCTGTATTCGGCCTGTTGTCGCCGGCTGACCGGATTCGGGGCGAAGCGGACAGTCAGCGGCCCTGAATCTCATCCATGTCCAGCGTGCGGCTGCAAAGCCGCTTGAGCAAGTGAGCGTCATGGCTAATAACGAGCACGCCCATACGCCGCGCTTCTGCCATCTGCATAACCGCCGCCCAGATTTGCGCCTGGGTCAGCGCATCCAGCATCGTCGTCATCTCGTCGGCGATCAAAAACCGCGTGCCGGGTCCAAGCGCGCGGGCTACGCATATACGCTGCAGCTCGCCGCCGGACAGCTCGTTCGGCCAACGGTCCAGCCACTGCCCGGCAATGCCGAGCATCCGGCACAGCTCCGCATCCGGCTCCCAGCCTTCGCGCAGGATGCGCCGCATGCGCCAGCGCGGATTGACGGCCTTCTCCGGATGCTGCAGCACAAGCTGGACCGGATGGCAGCCGGACGCTGGCAGCGGCTTGCCGTCCAGCACAATCTCGCCTTGCCCGGGCTTCGCATACCCGGCGAGCAACCGTGCCAGGGACGACTTGCCGACACCGCTCGGCCCGGTCAGTCCGACGATTTCGCCTGCTGCGATGCGCAGGTTCACCCGCTCCAGCAGCCAGTCGCCTTCCCTGTCATAACGAAAGCTGACGTCTCGTGTTTCAAGAAGCATGGATACACCTCACCAGGCCATGCCGCAGCTCGCGCGCCGGCGGCAGCTCGTGCAAGCAGGCTTCGGTCGCGGCGGGACAGCGGGGCGCGAAGGCGCAAGCGTGCGCCAGCTCGCCGGGCTGCGGCGGCGCTCCCGCAAGCGGGGCGAAGCCGTTTTGCGGGAGCGCGCGCCAAAGCGCCTGCGTATACGGATGGCGCAGACCCGCAGGCTCGTCTGTGAAATCGGCGGCGCGCGCAATTTCGACGATCGTCCCGGCATACATGACGGCGACATGATCGGCAATGGTCAGGGCTGAAGCGATGTCATGCGAGATGAGCAGCACGCCGCAGCCCTCGTCCGCCAACTCGCGGAACCGTCCGAGCGCCTCGCGCATCACCGCCGGGTCCAGCCCCGGCGTAGGCTCGTCTGCGATCAGCAGCCGGGCGCCGCTGGCAGTCGCTGCGGCAACGAGCACGCGGCGGGCCATGCCGCCCGACAGCTGGAACGGGTACTGCCGCCCGACCTTCTCGCCGAGCCGATACCGCCGGAAGCTCTCCCGCTGCGCCTCGCGCTTGTCGCCTCGCTTCACGGCATGCCGGACTTGCCGGCCAACAGGCATTAGCGGATCGAGATAGGTGACAGACTGCGGCACCAGCGCGATTTCCCGGCCGCGCAGCTCCGCCTGCCGCTGCGGTGTCAGCCGTTCGCCCGCGTACAGAAGCGACCCGCTCACCTCCGCGTGACGCGGAAGGATGCCCAGAATGGCGTGCGCCAGCAAGCTCTTGCCCGCTCCGCTCGCGCCAAGCACAGCGACAACCTCTCCTGTATTTACTGTCAGCCGCAGCTGCTGCAGCACAGGCATGCGGCGGCGCCGAAACCAGCCTTCATTTTGCACAAAAGACACGGATAAGTCGTTCACTTCCAGCAAGGTCATCGGATGATCACCACCTTGGTATAATACGTCTATTCATGCGCATGCCGGGGATCTATCCGTCGGCGCAGCGTATCGCCGAGCCGGTCGAAGCAGCGCACAACAATCAGCAGGCTAAGTCCGGGGAACAAGGCGAGCCACCACATGCCTGTCGACAAATACCGCATCGATTCGGCCAGAATGATGCCGATTGCCGGCTGCTGCGAGGAGAGCCCTAATCCGAGAAAGGTGACGCCTGCTTCATGCAGAATGGCATGCGGGATGATCAGCAGAAGACCGATCAACAGCTGCGGCGCCAGATGCGGCATCAGATGATGCAGGCCGATCCACAAGCGGCTTTTGCCGAGGCGGCGGGACACTTGAACATATTCCGCCTGCCTGAGCTGCATCACTTCGGCCCGAATTACCCGCGCCAGGCTTGGCCAATGGGTGAGGGCCACGCCGAGCAGCACACCCTTCGCGCCTCCTCCAAGCATAAAGGAAATCAGGATCAACAACACCAGATGAGGCACGCTCAAAAACAGATCGATCAGCCAGGAAACCGCACGGTCGGCCCATCTTCCCGCTGCCGCCAGCAAGCCGAGGATGGCGGCAATGGCCGTGCTTAGCAAGCCGGCGGCAATGCCAACCTGCAGGCTGAGCTTCAAGCCTTGCAGCGTGCGGATCAGCATGTCTCTTCCCAGCCAGTCTGTGCCGAACCAGTGCGCAAGCGACGGCGGCAGATTGCGCAGCCCAAGCTCGCTTGCAACCGACTGGCCGCTCGCCCACCACGCGCCGCATCCGAACAGCAGCAGAATGAGGACTGGGCCAGCCAACCGCATCCAAACCTGCACCATTCGGGACAAAGGGCGTTCCTCCACCTGCGAGTGGTTCGGCCGTTCCTCTCCCTGCGGCGTGGAGCCGCTCGATCTTCTCCCTACGGGGAAGCCGGCGCTGCCGGAGGACGAATTGGCGGAATCGGCCAAGTCGGACTGGTTGTTCCGATCAGATCCGTTCACCATGCTTTCTCCCCCCTCGTGCGCGGATCAACGAGACGGTAGAGCAAGTCCGCAAGCGCATTGCCGCAGAACACAAACACTGCGCTGAACAGGACGATCCCGAGCAGCAGCGGAACATCGCCGCGCAGACCGGCCTCAACCGTTGCATGTCCAAGCCCCGGGTAAGCGAACACCTGCTCAGCTAGGACCGCTCCGCCGAACAGCTCGCTGAAGGAGGCGAACTGCAGGCTGATGGCTGGCAGCGCGATATTCCGCAAGCCATGCCGCCGGACGAGGAGCCAACCGCGTTCTCCTTGCGCACGCGCATACAGCACATAGTCGCTCTCCAGCACCTCGATCAGCTTCTGGCGGGTATGGAGCGCAATCGCGGAGATGCCGACAAGACTCAGCGTCAGCGCCGGCAGCGCCATATGGTGAAGGCGGTCCCACACACTCACCTGCTCCCGCAGCAGACCGGCCGGAACGCCAAGGCCAACCGGAAACCAGCCAAGCCATACGGAGAAGGCCAGCAGCAGCAGGATGGCCAGCCAGAACGGCGGCGTTGAGGCAAGTGTGTAGCAGTACCACTGAATCGCTTTGTCTATCCAGCTGCCCTGCTTCATCGCGGCAAGCACGCCCGCGCCGAAGCCGATCAGGCCCGAAAGCAGCCAAGCCGCCCCCATCAGCCACATGGACGCAACGAATTTCTCTGCCAGCACTTCCGCCACAGGCATCCGGTAGATCATCGAGACGCCCAGATCTCCTTGCAGCAGCGAGCCCAGCCATCGTCCAAACCGCTCGAGCGGCGGCCGGTCCAGACCCCAATATGCTGCGATGGCCTCGCGCTGGGCTTCGCCGACGCGCATCATATCTGCGCCAATATAGGCTTGGATTGGATCGATCGGCGACAGCTCCATGAGCCCGAATGAAATCACGCTGACAGCTGCAAGCAGCAATAAAAGCCGGACGCCTTTGGCCAGCGCAAAGGACAGCAGGAAACGCATCATCGCCACTGCCATTCCTCAATATTGTCCGTTACCGGCCAGCCGTGGCCGTGCGGATGGATCTGCTGCCGGCCGATATCCAGTTCCTCCTTGACCAGGTACAGATGGTCCAAATTGACCAGCCATGCCCAAGGCGCGTCTCCCTTCGCGCTCAAGCCGGTGGTGCCGTCCCACTGAGCTTTTTTCCAGAACGCAATCGCCTCTTCTTCACTAGTCGCATGCTGCGCATCGCGCATATACGCATCGACCGCCATATTGCTGTAATAACCGGGGTTGAAAAAGTCCACACCGCGGAAGGAGCTGCCATAAACGGCCGCCATCTCCTGCGGATCATGACTGCCCCAGCCCAGCAGAACTGCGTTCGCATGCATTTGCTTGCGGATGTCGTCCCAGCTCTTGCCTTCCACTTCCATTTCGATGCCAATCGGCCGAATCATGTCCGCGGCCGCAAGCGCCAGCGATTGTCTGGTGACGTCGCCGGCCGGATACAAGAGGCGAAACCTTGCTTGCAGCTCGCCTTTCTCCAGCACGCCATCGCCGTCTGTATCGACCCAGCCCGCCTCGGCCAGCAGCTTCTGCGCTTCCTCCGGACGGCCGTCCTCGATGACTGCCTCCTCCTGGAACCAGGGCAAGCCGTCATTCAGCGTATAGGCGGGGGTGCCGTAGCCCTCCAGGACGCCGTCTACCAGAGCTGCCCGGTCGAGCGCCACGTTGATCGCCCTCCGAATTGCCCGATCCGCCGTGACATCGTTGCCGATCGGGTACCCTGCAGCGGTCTCCTCGCCTGCCGGGACATAAGGGAACATGATGCCGCGATTGTCTACGCTGCGGATCGCTTCCAGGCGCATGCCTGGCACCTCTTGCTTGCTGAAGGCCGGCGGTATGGCAGCGATATCAACCTGTCCCGCCCGAGCCGCCGCAAACGCCGCATCCTCGGGAAGAAACAGGAATACGAGCTTCTTGAAATTCGGCTGCGTCCCGTAGTAGTCCGGATTCGCTTCCGCGATCAGCTGCTGTCCTCTGTCCCACTGAACAAGCTTGTACGGTCCCGAGCCGATCGGCTGCCGGGCGTAGCGCTCGTCATGCGCATGCGCCGGTACGATCCCCGTAGCTACAAGCATGTGGAGAAAAGCAGACTGCGGCTCCGCCAACCGGAACACAACGGTGTACGGCTCCGGCGCCTCCACTGCCATGAGATTGCTTAGATCGATGGTCGAGCCGCTCAATGCCGCTTGCTCGAAGGTATACTGGACATCCGCTGACGTGAGCGGTTCTCCGTCTGTGAAGAGAACATCCTCCCGAAGAGTTACTGTCCAGCGCAAACCGTCCTCGCTAATCGAATAGTCCGTAGCCAGATCCGGCACGAGCTTCATCTCATGGTCCCGCTTGAACAGCGTGCTTTGAAATAGAGGCGAGCCGTAGCGCCCCCATCCTGTTGTCGGGTCGAACCCTTCCTCGGGTTCCCCGCCTATGGCCAAGATTAACTCCTCTTTCAAGGGGAGCTCTCCGCCCTTGTCCGCTTCGGAACAACCGCTTGCCGCAGCAAGCAGCGTAACGACCGCCAGCAGCAGCCCTATTTTTCTATAAAGTTCCATTTCTCTCTCACTCCCGCTCTATGTAGCACAAATTATATAAATAGTAACACGATTTAACCCCTGCCGCCACACAAACTCCCAAACTTCTCTTCATTTGCATGTCCTCTTCGTCCTCGTATCGGGTTGGTTGCGTGACTACATGGCTGGCATGCCCCATGTTTCATAAACTCTGGAAATTGGCGGCATACTAGGATGGCTGTACGATTACATACAGATTTGGCGATCAAGGGGGATTGGGCACATGCCAAGCGAACAGAAGGATCGATTAGGCGCGGTCTTCTACTTGTCTGTCTGCATTGTCGGGATCTTCGTATTATGGGGCTTTCTGTTTCCCGAGGAACTGAACGATGCGGCCAATGCGGCGCTTGCGTTCATCACCATGACATTCGGCTGGTTTTATCTGATGGTTACTTTCGTCTTCCTGGTTTTTGCCTTTATTCTGGCCTTTGGGCCGTTTGGACGCATCCGGCTTGGACAGGAC
Coding sequences within:
- a CDS encoding sensor histidine kinase, encoding MLNLGELSRRNTGLSPYVWVVFYILPFYFIFRSTSPYTIAIGITLITVFFICYVLSFVSKGWLVYFWTSVQVAISVAMSLIYGYVYFSLFLAFFIGHLKNRVAFITLYTIHLISTLVTINYGFVTQNQMMITQLPFVFLSLIAVVLLPVSTYNKNKEDRLQGQLDDANKRISELVKLEERQRIARDLHDTLGQKLSLIGLKIDLASKLISRNPRQAKAELKDVRQTARVALQEVREMVTQMRGSKLEDELYRIEQILKAADIAFALEGDPKLTNTSLIAENVISMCLKEAVTNVVKHSEAKHCRIELIPSRTELVVQVQDDGVGIPPGVNHFRGNGLRGMRERLEFVNGSLEIVSGQGQGHGTLIKMKVPYVSVKPKEGEGE
- a CDS encoding fatty acid desaturase; translation: MAQSKTMELKRAVAPFEQIDPKASIKQIANTIPPLLVLWAAAYFSLSVSYWLTLPIVIAAAGFMVRTFILFHDCCHQSFFKNKLANDILGTITGVLTLVPYEQWKRSHSIHHATSGNLDKRGIGDVWIMTVQEYADASLWTKIRYTIYRHPLVLFGLGPIALFLIQHRFNDKGARRKERWNLYLTNMLIAGLYSLLIWLVGWQAFLLIQAPIFYLASVMGIWLFYVQHQFEDSYFENEEEWSYVQAAVEGSSYYKLPRLLQWISGNIGFHHVHHLSPRVPNYNLEKAHEAAPPLQMATTITLSTSLKALRYRLWNEETRTFMSFREARAYLVKKREAQARSEAIALAAQAEEKAPAAAGKSRLAAIRPGLQGD
- a CDS encoding ZIP family metal transporter translates to MGSISFEIGAAAMATAIGALPVMALRHLSHRGKDILLAYTAGIMVAASTYGLIPSAMKLSNFYVLTIGILLGTLVLTLLELLLPHADFDHARPVLDESRAVLFLVAMGIHNLPEGLSVGVSYASGDAELGTLVSFAIGVQNVPEGFLIALFLITQQISRVKAFLLTALTGVLEWAAALAGLHFSESFHGIVPYGLAFAAGAMLFVVYKELIPESHGDGHERSATFAFILGLLFMIGLTHWLR
- the nikR gene encoding nickel-responsive transcriptional regulator NikR, which gives rise to MEKDALIRFGVSMPEELMKQFDRYLLEQGYTNRSEAIRDLVRRAMLETGRLKSDQHVAGTIVLVYDHHVLDLPLTLMELQHNYHHHINSNMHVHLNHDQCLEVIVVRGQLGKLRELHQRMQVLKGVTYAELSVTYADGEAHPEHAHSHSSQPMGEPDHEQQAKDEGERR
- a CDS encoding ABC transporter ATP-binding protein; its protein translation is MLLETRDVSFRYDREGDWLLERVNLRIAAGEIVGLTGPSGVGKSSLARLLAGYAKPGQGEIVLDGKPLPASGCHPVQLVLQHPEKAVNPRWRMRRILREGWEPDAELCRMLGIAGQWLDRWPNELSGGELQRICVARALGPGTRFLIADEMTTMLDALTQAQIWAAVMQMAEARRMGVLVISHDAHLLKRLCSRTLDMDEIQGR
- a CDS encoding ABC transporter ATP-binding protein, whose protein sequence is MTLLEVNDLSVSFVQNEGWFRRRRMPVLQQLRLTVNTGEVVAVLGASGAGKSLLAHAILGILPRHAEVSGSLLYAGERLTPQRQAELRGREIALVPQSVTYLDPLMPVGRQVRHAVKRGDKREAQRESFRRYRLGEKVGRQYPFQLSGGMARRVLVAAATASGARLLIADEPTPGLDPAVMREALGRFRELADEGCGVLLISHDIASALTIADHVAVMYAGTIVEIARAADFTDEPAGLRHPYTQALWRALPQNGFAPLAGAPPQPGELAHACAFAPRCPAATEACLHELPPARELRHGLVRCIHAS
- a CDS encoding ABC transporter permease, giving the protein MLLLFGCGAWWASGQSVASELGLRNLPPSLAHWFGTDWLGRDMLIRTLQGLKLSLQVGIAAGLLSTAIAAILGLLAAAGRWADRAVSWLIDLFLSVPHLVLLILISFMLGGGAKGVLLGVALTHWPSLARVIRAEVMQLRQAEYVQVSRRLGKSRLWIGLHHLMPHLAPQLLIGLLLIIPHAILHEAGVTFLGLGLSSQQPAIGIILAESMRYLSTGMWWLALFPGLSLLIVVRCFDRLGDTLRRRIDPRHAHE
- a CDS encoding ABC transporter permease translates to MMRFLLSFALAKGVRLLLLLAAVSVISFGLMELSPIDPIQAYIGADMMRVGEAQREAIAAYWGLDRPPLERFGRWLGSLLQGDLGVSMIYRMPVAEVLAEKFVASMWLMGAAWLLSGLIGFGAGVLAAMKQGSWIDKAIQWYCYTLASTPPFWLAILLLLAFSVWLGWFPVGLGVPAGLLREQVSVWDRLHHMALPALTLSLVGISAIALHTRQKLIEVLESDYVLYARAQGERGWLLVRRHGLRNIALPAISLQFASFSELFGGAVLAEQVFAYPGLGHATVEAGLRGDVPLLLGIVLFSAVFVFCGNALADLLYRLVDPRTRGEKAW
- a CDS encoding ABC transporter substrate-binding protein, with protein sequence MELYRKIGLLLAVVTLLAAASGCSEADKGGELPLKEELILAIGGEPEEGFDPTTGWGRYGSPLFQSTLFKRDHEMKLVPDLATDYSISEDGLRWTVTLREDVLFTDGEPLTSADVQYTFEQAALSGSTIDLSNLMAVEAPEPYTVVFRLAEPQSAFLHMLVATGIVPAHAHDERYARQPIGSGPYKLVQWDRGQQLIAEANPDYYGTQPNFKKLVFLFLPEDAAFAAARAGQVDIAAIPPAFSKQEVPGMRLEAIRSVDNRGIMFPYVPAGEETAAGYPIGNDVTADRAIRRAINVALDRAALVDGVLEGYGTPAYTLNDGLPWFQEEAVIEDGRPEEAQKLLAEAGWVDTDGDGVLEKGELQARFRLLYPAGDVTRQSLALAAADMIRPIGIEMEVEGKSWDDIRKQMHANAVLLGWGSHDPQEMAAVYGSSFRGVDFFNPGYYSNMAVDAYMRDAQHATSEEEAIAFWKKAQWDGTTGLSAKGDAPWAWLVNLDHLYLVKEELDIGRQQIHPHGHGWPVTDNIEEWQWR